CCGGCGTTGGCGCGCCGATTCGCCGGGCAAGGGCAATCCACTTATCGTTGATGATGACCGGCGTCGCGAACGGACGCCGACGTTGTTTCGACCGAGGGTCGCGAAGCAGGATGGTGGAGCCGAGGGGAATCGAACCCCTGACCTCTACAATGCCATTGTAGCGCTCTCCCAACTGAGCTACGGCCCCGACCGATGGGATGGGTGCGGCGCAATGGCGCCGAAGTGCCGAGAAAATAGTGAAACGCGAGCGCCGCGCAAGGGAAAAACGCATCGGCGGTGACGCCGGGCGGGGCACGCTACTCCTTGTCTTCGGCCTCGGTGTGCTCGAGCACTTCGGCCATGTCGTCGTCATCCTCGCCGAGGTCGGAGGTATCCTCGATCACGTCATCGTCCGAATCGTCCTCGACTTCGGAAAGCTCCTCGTCATCGTCGTCATCGTCTTCGACGACAGGTTCGTCCTCGTCCGGGTCTTTGTCCGGTTTCTTGGCCTCCTCGACAGGCTTGACTTCGACCGGGGCCGGACGGGTAGTGCGCCGGCGGGTAACGAAATCGTCGGCGGCATGCTCCGATCCGCATTTCGGGCAGGTGATTGGATTCGCGCGCATGTCGTAAAACCGTGCGCCACAGCTGAGACAGATTCGCTTGGCACCCCATTCGGCTTTTGCCACCGT
This portion of the Alphaproteobacteria bacterium genome encodes:
- a CDS encoding TIGR02300 family protein, which produces MAKAEWGAKRICLSCGARFYDMRANPITCPKCGSEHAADDFVTRRRTTRPAPVEVKPVEEAKKPDKDPDEDEPVVEDDDDDDEELSEVEDDSDDDVIEDTSDLGEDDDDMAEVLEHTEAEDKE